The Maniola jurtina chromosome 13, ilManJurt1.1, whole genome shotgun sequence genomic interval ACAAAACGATATCCCTTTTGGCGATTCCTTCGACTCTCGATCCTTGAAATATTGTATTCTAGTATTAAACTATTCGGTTGTCTGAAGGACCAAAATGTTGgggtaaaaaataagaaattaacTGGTTCAACTAGTGTAATGAATAACATTCAAAAATACTAGAGCTGTAGCGAACCGTATGTATTCGTTACTGAGTAACGGGTGCGCCATCTAGTACCGAGTACCGAAACGTTACTCACAAATGCATCTCGTTACTCGCACTTTTCGTCGTATGGCCGCTCCTACACTGTTTCGGTTCACGCAAGTACCGTAGATACGTGTATTGAAATGTTTGCTAACCGTATGTTTTACGCGCAGGCGCGCTCAttcggtgaatttaaaaacgtacgCTACAATAAccgatgtttgtttagtttattgttaaaattttaaaaacgtacgattctgttatagtatcgttcaaataaccatatgagcttaataatgagagttattttgaaattgtagacagacactctaattttatttattagtatagatatttaacataagctcaagctcaaggtaattttttttaatattttagtagattccgtcaacagttcacttgtagttctacacttattaaatcagactaaattgagaataacttaaacacacgtctggttcaaaatacggaaaagtgagaaaatgcaccttacgcagctttgtatgtaatgtagacctaagtatgttttctacaaattacgaatgttgcgacgccgcgacatcatactgtcgtacgcaatacgactcgattcgttcatcttacgtggtatcaaaagtaacgagtaacgatacgaaagtaacgactactaattgttatagtaacgaatgcatacgggtacgctcgttttcgttacttttacacCTCTAAAAAATACAAGgatcaacttttataaaaggCGTGGAAAACAGAATAGGTTACAAATatgtgcaaaattaaaaaagaagtgACATTTGACAATGACGTAAAGGGTTGCCATGtaaaaactcaaaaactacaacactaaccctgtaccaaatttcgtcagaatcggttaaactgttgggccgtgaaaaggtagcagacagacagacagacacactttcgcatttataatattagtatagtatggatggataccattgtatactttttaaccgacttccaaaaaaggaggaggttctcaattcgtcggaatcttttttttttttttatgtatgttccccgattactcaaagacccctggaccgatttggaaaattttttttttgtttgaaagggtatactgtgcagatggtcccatataaatttggtgaagatctgatgaatatcttcggagatggagaacagaactcctcaatagataggagcaaattgctcgcgatcagtgtaatagcttagtaaacagtagggttttaactgggcatagcatattatagtacagtgggccactaaaaattgtgaaataaaaaattttcaaaagaaaaataaaaccgacttcaaaaaccacaatcactaaaaagtaagaaataacttttatttagctacacgtgtaatgtacctaggtacactCACGTAGCGAGCGAGCtacactcttggatttctaattttgttttaatatgctcgctcgacttcatacctaggtacattacacgtgtagctaaataaaagttatttcttactttttagtgattgtggtttttgaagtcggttttatttttcttttgaaaatttttttctAGATTAAATGTAACACCCCTCTCGCAGTTGGAATTTCTCGAGTCGTTGATTGAAGCGGGAATTGAAGCTATTACTTCTGAGgtattttatcaataataaaaattaaattaaaatttaaaaaaacccccgaaaCGAAAAcctctaaaaactaaaaaaaagtaataagtaagtattggCAATTTAAGTAAAATCTAATTAGTAACGCGCTAATCGCGTCGGGGACTGCTAAAGGTGACAGAAACAGCTTTGAAAGCCATCTGTTTTGGAAAGAATAGGTTCTGTTGTCTTTAGCGGTCCTTCAACTCAACGAGCGCTTTACTAAAATTGccaatacttacttattttttttctactttttagaggttttcttgtcgggggtttttaaaatctttaatttaatttttatttcacgcttttatCTTGAAATGGTTTGTGcattaaatacctaggtacacaTTACGCACTACCACTACCATGCCAGTGGGTcgccttattagaatttggctagataccaatatgtacctattggtcGGATAGTAATACCCGgtttaataagaaaactagaaaagagctggtaatcttcaaacggctgaacagattttcttggattatagctaagaacactctcgatcgagccccacctttcaaacaaaaaagctaaatcaaaatcggttcattcgtttaggagctacggtgccacagacagatacacacgtcaaacttataacacccctcttttttctttgtttctttGCTCATTTAGTAATATGTTTACTTTTTTTAGGAATATCAAGAATATACAGACTTCTTCATTGCAAACTCTCCGCTTAGTAAAGAAAGGGATGAATACGACGTGATCAATAAGTACAGGGCTTCCATATACGAAAAAATATATAAGGATGAGCAGAAGAAACTAAATGcatgaaaatacctactaaaaattttAGGTTCACAaataaaactatgaaaaaatctagcacattttttttacctaggtacatacttaaTCTACATAGTAGTTATTAatagcaataaatataaattattttaaacggtcataaaaataaataagtaggtaagtacttgcaaacatttttcatttattatcatCAACTCCAAGGTTGGACTTGCAAAAAAACGTCCAAGTTGGATAATGTTATTCGTCAGCGTGACAGCAAATTATTAGGGGTGGCAGAgaaggatatttttttatttaataggtactagctgatgccaacGACTATATCCataagatttaggtttttaaaaatctcgtgggaactctgatttttggggataaaaagtagcctaagtttTTATCTAcacccatacaaaaaaaaaaccggccaagtgcgagtcagactcgcgcactgaggttgctcgggtattttttccaacattttgtacgataaatcaaaaactataatacataaaaataaatacaaatctgttttagaatgtacagaaaaagccctttcatattatgataccccacttggtatagttatcttactttgaaaattaaaacacattttaatttttttttaaatgatgtgaccacaaattcggagttttcagatttattccagtacttgtgctataagacctacctacctgccaaatttcataattctaggtcaacgggaagtaccctataggtttctagacagacagacagacagacagacaacaaagtgatcctgtaagggttccgtttttccttttgaggtacggaaccctacaaatgcacgtcgattcgttgcccactgcggtgtgattgaaggacaaataaacAAGTACTGATCTtccccatttataatatgggtagtcaGTCACTTATCAAAATAGGAGAAAAATTTATTTACCCTCCTACTATTGTACAAATGATGAAATTACGTAATGATGCACATGCAAAGTCACGTCTAGATGCTAGCTGTGAAGTTAGCAAGAAGTATTATaatttaaggttatttttaaaatattgatttgagttgtcaaaaataatataaaattattaatttacctaatgcaggtagtttgataaaatcgatatttggctcattcgatgtcatacaatctgttgctaggaggtcaacaagattgaacttgcataaatacgggtgtttcgaaggttttagttcagtctccttccgagattcggggcgatatcgcatattttcggtttttgtattgtgaactggataattagatgttgtgatagcaatcacgctctaattaaattatttattttggcattagttttttttagattaaaactctcggataacctctacacattgaacctgatgttttttgtgttggtttgagaggacattccaataattcgataaaaatatttaaataatacctgcttttctgagtgacgccaataattcagaagcgggacgtgtctcacgttgtcttaatttcgctttggtatctttttgtaaacaacccacatttgattaaaatttttattgagtttgatttggtgattaaaatttttagttttttttttaaagaatttagtcttttgtgaagtggaaagtaacttgcagtaagtaattcagatttcgtgtacatcgaatgagaggttagtcgtttggatttattattgatttgatattaaaactgatagttcggcagttcatggataggttttaatgatttgacggagggcaggatagcccatgatttggatttgacttagggcagggaagcccgcgactgacatgacaagattgattagaaacacgaggacgtgttaaattcaggacggccgaactgtaaggttatttttaaaatattgatttgagttgtcaaaaataatataaaattattaatttacctaatgcaggtagtttgataaaatcgatatttggctcattcgatgtcatacaatcttttgctaggaggtcaacaagattgaacttgcataaatacgggtgtttcgaaggttttagttcagtctccttccgagattcggggcgatatcgcatattttcggtttttgtattgtgaactggataattagatgttgtgatagcaatcacgctctaattaaattatttattttggcattagttttttttagattaaaactctcggataacctctacacattgaacctgatgttttttgtgttggtttgagaggacattccaataattcgataaaaatatttaaataatacctgcttttctgagtgacgccaataataaaGATCTTAAGCATATAGTTAATACCGCTCTCTATAGGGAAAAGGAGGCCTTTCATAatcattatataaataaatacattaatgATTCACAACAATTATGGAAAAACCTCAGAAAATACGTTGTTCCAAAAAGCAATACTTCTGATGAggatataataaatacattcaaAGATccaaacattataaataatcaTTTCCTAGACATACAAGTGCATAAAAATGTCAAAGAAACTGATATTGCTTATTATAAAACGAATACTTTTGgcaattttaagtttaagcttCACTGTGTTACAGAAGGCGAAGTAAGAAAAATCATTAGTTCTCTGAGATCGAACGCTACTGGGATCGACGCGATATCATTAGATATGATTTTATTAACCTTACCCACAACCCTAAGCGTTATAACTGCAATTATAAATCGGTCAATTGAAACGGGTGTTTTTCCGAAAGCCTGGAAAACTGCAATAGTCAGGCCGATTCCAAAAAAAGCGAATGTCACTACTCTCAAAGAATTACGTCCTATCAGTATTCTTCCCTGCCTATCAAAGATTCTTGAAAAAGTAATCTGTGAGCAGCTGACGTACGTAGAGAAGCATGATATTCTGCCTGAGCGACAATCTggtttcagaaaaaattgtggGACTGCCACCGCTCTGATTGATGTTGTCGATAATATACTAGCATCACAAGATTCCGGTGAAGTGAGTTTGCTTGTACTACTAGATTTCTCGCGTGCCTTTGACACCATCAGTACAGCTTTATTGCTCGCTAAGCTGTCGTTCTATGGCTTGGACTCTAATTCCTTGCAATGGTTTGCAAGTTATCTCAATGACCGCTCTCAGTTTGTACAGTTGCGACATTCTAATGGCCATACTGTAGATTCGACACTCAAACCAGTGACTAACGGCGTTCCGCAAGGATCTACAATATGTATCAAAAACCCTGTTGTTCCATGTAGGTACGTATACATAATCATAAAGCCGTACcactaatgaaaataatatttaaaaaatatcaagtagTGGTCAGTTATTGTTCATAGTTAAAATATCTAATAAAATggacactttaaaaaaatgtttctaacaCCTGAATTTACCACGACATCGGAGCGTGCCGTATGACGTAGCAAAGGATGCCGCCGCGCCCGCGACGGCGCGGCGGCATCCTTTGATACGTCATAATATGGCGCGCGCCGCCTTGCCGGAGCTAGAGCCGCCCCCGCTGCTCAGGCGCTCGACTCCAGTCGCTCGCGCAGCTTACCTATGATCGAACGCGACGTACGCGCGGATTGCGTTGCGAAATTACTTACGTAAAATGTCCTATTCAAATGTAGAGTATTTTAATATGTTGATGTGTCTCGGGAGATGCAACTGTAATTATGCGGAGGCGCGTCGACTTTATGAAGAGCTCTTTGCAATACCAAGGAACGTAACCCTACCATCGACGATGGCATTCCAACGACTGCACATACGTATGTACAACACTGGCAGTGTACATGGCCGTGATCAACATCGTGCTGACGCAGGAAGGCCTAGAATTCACGACGGTGACATTGAGGAGCAAATCCTGGACATGTTTGGGGAAGATCCAACGCGAAGCACACGCTCGGTGGGACGCGAATTAGGTGTGAACCACATGCGTGTTTGGAGGATCCTCAAAGATGATGGCCAGCACCCGTTTCACTATCGTCGAGTTCAGTCTCTACTTCCCACGGACTATGAGCCTAGAATGGTGTACAGCAGATGGGTACTAGACAAGGTTGAAGAGGATAGAGAGTTCTTGAGCCATGTTCTGTTTACTGATGAGTGCTCATTTGTTAGAACAGGTGTATTTAACTCTCACAATGAACACGTATGGTCAGTCATTAATCCGCATGCCACTAAACCCAGCCACTTTCAACACCGATGGAGGATTAATGTTTGGGCGGGAATAATAGGGGACAAAATAATTGGACCTTGTTTCCTAACCCAAACAATGAATGGTGGGAACTACCTTCGCTTCCTGCGAGAAGAGTTGAGCGAGGAACTTGACGAACTAAATCTCAATCTCGTGCGCCGTTTATGGTTTCAACATGACGGCGCACCACCGCACTTCTCGCGCCCTGTGAGAGATTATTTGAATGCAGAATACGGCGAAAGGTGGATTGGCCGGGGTGGACCAGTCAATTGGCCTGCGAGGTCACCTGATCTCACACCATTGGATTTTTTTCTCTGGGGTACTGTCGAACAGTccgtttttaaaaaacctgcgACACCGAGGCCGAAATGCGTTTGAGAATAGTCgcagcatttaataaattaaagtccGATACATCAGTTTTACGACGCGTCCGTGCAAATATTATTAAACGGTGTGGCAAATGCCTAGAGCTACAAGGCGGACATATCGAACAACATCTCCGTAATCGTGAAGTTGATGTTGTCATAAATTAGTGATTTACGATGAGGAAGgatacctaccttacctactcAATCTTACTTACTTAGCTAATAAATTGGATGAACTAACATTTTAAAAGTTCCAAAAGTGTTAAACCAAATTAGTGGTCGCTAAAGTGCTGCAAAAGTGTAAAAAGCGATAAAGTGTAGTAAACAGCTGAGTGGTGTTTGATAACACGTGACGAGTTCACGAACTCAGAAGCTACGTAGCTGTAGGCTGCGGCCGACGGTCGCGCGCGCGTAGTGCTGCGTCATCACAGAGGTGAGaaactattttcattttaaaaataataattatttaagatttaatttgaatattttaatttgagaGTTTTTCCAAATAAGTTGCTTTTATATGTTTGAATATCGATTCTCATAAAGTAGCTAACATGAACCACAGGGTTTTTGGTACACAGTGTATATTAGGACCCCTTTTGTTTATTATATACACAGCAGATATCATTAAGAGTATAAATAACTGTAAATACCATATGTATGCTGATGATACACAAATATATACATcctttaaattaagtaatatcTCTCAAGCTGTAACTTTAATTAATGAAGACTTGGAAAGTATTGCAGACTGGTCGGATTCAAACCAGCTCGTTCTAAACTGTAGTAAGACGAAATACATGTTTCTCGGAACTCGTCAGAGTATAGCAAAAATTCATCTCAATGCTCCTCCAGTGTGCGTCAGAGGTGAAGTGCTGGAACGGACCACAGAAGCTAGAAATCTGGGAGTTCTGACTGACAGCGAACTTCGATTTGAGAACCACATACTTCAAGTAGCCCGAACCTGTTTCTATAAACTTAAAATTCTTTACCGTGTACGTAAATTTCTTACCACTGACACTCGCCTCAAGGTTTGCGAAGCATTAATTCTCTCCAGATTGAACTACGCCGACGCCCTGTATGGTCCCAGGTTGTTAAGTCGCACTCAACGGCTTGTTCAGCGAATTCAAAACGCCTGTATACGATTCTGCTATAATGTTCCTCCAAGATCGCACATCTCGCCCTACATCAATAAAGGAAACCTGCTCAATATGAAAAACAGAAGGGAGTTGCACTTGGCCTCGTTACTATTTGGGGTGATACAGTCTCAAAAGCCTCACTACCTCTTTAATAAGATCGAATGGGCCAAAAAGACCAACACTCGCTCCAACAGAGTCTGGACTCTAAAAACTCCTCATCATGTAACCGCAGCATTTCGTGGTAGCTTTAAATATGCCGCTACGAAATGCTGGAACAACCTGCCTCCTCCCCTACGCGATAtaagcaaaacaaaaacatggttcaaatcaaatttaagaattttgttattgCGTCAGCAAAAGGGTGAGGAACGCGCGTAGTTCAGGTCCTCCCACATCTttattctactttattttattatatacccACTTTATCACTAAATTATTGTACTAACCCTATATCTACtaaccacattatttattttgtattcacTTATATTGCATCCTATAGTTACCgtccgaaacttctggcttcacggaagaccagcgctgtgcctgcgttcccgacacaggcgcagcaaatgctgagtggagtccattttggcaccacacaccacgcgtcccatttcttattttatttattttaagttatatttttgttggtaccaaataaacagtttttctttctttcttctttctttctaataCAGACGAAAAGCTCTAGCAAATGAGAAAAGCCAGGAATCTTTTTGgttgcttatgaaacaaaaaatattttcagggGATGTTTATAAACGCACCTACATCGTACTGTGACAACCCTAATATTAAATGAACACGGTAGAATCCATCTGACTGGAAATTACATACGATAacaatataaatttaattaaaaactagaggatgcccgcgacttcgtccgcgtggatttaggtttttaaagatcccgtgggaacagtttgattttccgggacaaatacctacgagtatgtcaattacagggacgcaagctacctcggcaccaaatttcatacaaatctgttaagcgaatgggtttttaggaatcccgtgtgaactttttgattttccgggataaaaagtagcccatgtccgtccccgggatataagctaaccctgtaccaaatttcttcagaatcggttaaactgttgcgccgtgaaaaggtagcagacaaacaaacagtcagacacactttcgcatttataatattaagtatggataatataatattaatttaaaactaccATCCTTTTACTAAAATGCGGGTAGCTCCTAAAAGTATTTGGTTGTTGAGTTATCGCCGAAAACGTGGAAGTTTTCAGAAATGTGTTTTCAAAAAAGTGTTAATTAGATATATAGGACCAAGGCTTTTAGTTAACACTTTTTTGGTAACATAAGTATTTCAAAATACCCACCTTTTTGCTGTAactcaaaaatacttttcagGGTTAGCCGCTTTTCACGAAAGAACTGCAGAACTTGGTAGTTATCTGATTTAGCGCCGGTCTACATTAAAACTAGCGCTCTAGAAAGTTAATTCCAGACACAGCCTGCACAGGATTAGAAGCTAGGATACGAATACATTGTTTGTTGGTCTGTATCTTCGTTACTATGCGTTCGCGAATCGTTCATTCTATTTATTTCCTTCAGTAAATTGGAGGTGGGTGCTTCAGACTATGTAGGGTTGAACGCTAAAATGCATCGTTGTAGCAAGAATACTattaattcagccaatcacatcaATTATTATCGAGGTTGCATACCTATAATATGATTGACGTCTGCTAATGCACACTGAGCCAGCATTCTgaagaatgatatattttttaaccgacttcgaaataaggaggaggttctcaattcgtcggattttttttattattgtaatgaaATGAGCGTTCCGTAATCAATCAACTGG includes:
- the LOC123871479 gene encoding uncharacterized protein LOC123871479, with translation MLMCLGRCNCNYAEARRLYEELFAIPRNVTLPSTMAFQRLHIRMYNTGSVHGRDQHRADAGRPRIHDGDIEEQILDMFGEDPTRSTRSVGRELGVNHMRVWRILKDDGQHPFHYRRVQSLLPTDYEPRMVYSRWVLDKVEEDREFLSHVLFTDECSFVRTGVFNSHNEHVWSVINPHATKPSHFQHRWRINVWAGIIGDKIIGPCFLTQTMNGGNYLRFLREELSEELDELNLNLVRRLWFQHDGAPPHFSRPVRDYLNAEYGERWIGRGGPVNWPARSPDLTPLDFFLWGTVEQSVFKKPATPRPKCV